A genomic region of Mus musculus strain C57BL/6J chromosome 7, GRCm38.p6 C57BL/6J contains the following coding sequences:
- the Olfr549 gene encoding olfactory receptor 549 produces the protein MAPFNYTGTSHSVFILLGIPGLEEQHLWISLPFFISYLVALFGNITLILVIIAERSLHEPMYLFLCMLAAADLILSTTTVPKALAIFWFRAGAISLDGCVTQIFFIHATFIAESGILLAMAFDRYVAICDPLHYSTVLSHVVIVRIGLAVVLRSFCVILPDVFLVKRLPFCRSNVLPHTYCEHMAVARFACADIRVNVWYGLSVLLSTVVLDALLILVSYGLILHTVFRLPSRGARQKALGTCGSHLGVISMFYLPGIFTIITQRFGQHVPLHTHILLANVCMLAPPMLNPIIYGIKTRQIRERVLSSLSSQWKLC, from the coding sequence ATGGCACCTTTTAACTACACAGGAACCAGCCATTCTGTCTTCATTCTGTTGGGCATCCCTGGCCTGGAAGAGCAGCACTTGTggatctctctccccttcttcatTTCCTACCTGGTGGCACTCTTTGGAAACATCACTCTCATCCTTGTAATCATTGCAGAACGCAGCCTCCATGAGCCCATGTACCTCTTCCTCTGCATGCTGGCTGCGGCTGACCTCATCTTGTCTACCACCACCGTGCCCAAGGCTCTGGCCATATTTTGGTTTCGTGCGGGAGCGATTTCCCTTGATGGCTGTGTCACTCAAATCTTCTTCATCCATGCTACCTTCATTGCCGAGTCGGGGATTTTGCTGGCCATGGCAtttgaccgctatgtggccatctgtgaCCCACTACACTACAGCACAGTGCTCAGTCATGTGGTAATTGTTAGGATCGGCTTGGCTGTGGTCCTGAGAAGTTTCTGTGTGATCCTCCCAGATGTGTTCCTGGTGAAACGCCTGCCTTTCTGCCGTAGCAATGTGCTGCCACACACCTACTGTGAACACATGGCTGTTGCGAGGTTTGCCTGTGCTGATATTCGCGTCAATGTTTGGTATGGCTTGTCTGTCCTCCTCTCTACTGTAGTGCTCGATGCTCTGCTCATCTTGGTCTCCTACGGTCTCATTCTTCACACAGTCTTCCGCCTCCCTTCCAGAGGAGCCCGGCAAAAGGCTCTGGGCACATGTGGATCCCACCTTGGTGTTATTTCCATGTTTTACCTGCCTGGCATTTTTACCATAATTACCCAGAGGTTTGGGCAGCACGTTCCTCTCCATACCCACATCCTTCTGGCCAATGTCTGCATGCTGGCCCCTCCCATGCTGAATCCCATCATCTATGGGATCAAAACCAGACAGATTCGTGAGCGTGTACTAAGTTCTTTGTCTTCACAGTGGAAACTATGCTGA